The sequence CTCGATCCCAAACTTACCAAAGCCGAAGCGCTCAGAAATGCACAATTAACGATGATTGCCGATCGAAATTACTCGCACCCTGCAATTTGGTCGCCGTTTGTTTTGATTGGAAATTGGCTGTAGGTATTAATTTTCCTGACATTTCTTGACTGGGCGCGATCGCGCGTTCTAAGATGCGGCTTTGCTACAAAGAGAGGAAAATCATGAGAAAGTACGCGATCGCGATCGGATTAACAATCGTCTCCGGCTTAACCCCTCTCCCCGCAAAAGCGGTCAGTCTCATCAACGAGATTACAAGTATCTACGCATTTGGGGACAGTCTTTCCGACACGGGAAACTTGTTTAACGCAACAGGACTTCCCCCCTTCCCCTACTTTGACGGGCGTTTCTCCAACGGTCTAAATTGGATCGATTATCTCTCTCAAGATTTGGGACTGGACACCCCCACCCCCATCACTGATGTGCGAGATGGAACAGCTCCCACGGATGGCATTAACTTCGCCTTTGGCGGCGCGACAACGGGTTTGGATAATACCGTCTCTCCCAGACTTCTCGGCTTACAACAGCAGGTTGGAGCCTTTGCCAGCCTAATTGCTCCAGGGGGAGTCGATCCTAACGGGTTATATCTCCTTTGGGGCGGCGCAAACGATTACCTCCCCACCGACAGCACGACGTTTATCCCTTTTGATAACCCCACCCAAACTATCGACAATCTATCTGCGGCAATTACCACTCTCGCAGGCTTAGGGGCTAAAAATATTATGGTGGTTAACCAGCCCGACTTTGGAAGCATTCCTCGCGTTCTGGGAAACGATCCGACCTTTTCCCTCCCTCCGGATACCCCAACTCTCGCAGAATTCAATGCCTTATCGAACTCGCACAACACTCAATTAGACTCACTTCTCGACAGTTTGAGTAACGATCCCCTGCTCGATCTCAATCTCCTTTCATTAGATGTCAATTCCCTTTTTCGACAGGCGATTAGCGATCCAGCATTAGGGTTTACAAATACAACTGAACCCTGCCTATTTACCATCACCTGCGTCTTCAACCCCTCCCAACAGGAGCAATTTCTTTTTTGGGACGGTTTACACATCACCACCAGAGCGCATGAACTTGTCGCTCAACAGGCATTCGCAACCCTCGAACATAACGCAGAAGAATCGGTTCCCGAACCCAATAGCGCGATCGGAATCTTGGCAATGGGTGTTTTGGGTGGAGGCGCGTTACTCAAACGCCAACGCCAACGCCAATCAAAATCTGTTGCCATTAAGTCCTAGTGGTCTGTCAATTTTCAATTTGTGGGTAGATTGTTTCCCCGTGTCCCCGCATCGCTCTAAGCGCACAAAACCGAGCTTGACGAACTACTAGGTACCACTTGAAGATGTAATCAACCATGAATTGATCATCGCGCGATCTCTACTCCAAGCTTGAAAGAATGGGAGAAAATTTCTTTAGCTTTGAGAAGCGTAACTTTGAATTGCCGAAATTATCTGCTCAGAATATTGATAGATATCTGCAACGCTTTCAATAGAATTTTTCGTTTCCTGTTTATTAGCATCAAAAGTGCCTAGATGTTTTTGACGAGTGTTAAACCAAAATCTACATATAGGCTTTCGATTATTATCTTCAAAAAAGACACTCATATAAGTTTTGGCATCTCGATGTGCTATACGCTCAGGATCTACTACCTTCGCTGCTATTGCTTGCACTATACGAAAAGCCTGTAATTCCTCTTCAGTAGTAACAATGCCAGAATCCTCATCATCACTTATTTCAACTTGAGGTTTGTCTTCCTGTACCCCCTTTGAAGGTTCGCCCTCAGTTTCCAGTGCTGAAAGTAAACGATCGCTCACCTTCTCACTGATAAATTGATGCAAGCCTTTTTCAACTAAAGGAATGAAAGTCTCTTTAGCTGTTCCTATCCATCTAGATCTCGGGTTAACTTGTGTAAAAAAGTACCTACAAAAATCTTCATCGGGAGATTCATACTGCTCTGCCAATATTTTTTTTATCGCAGAAGTATATTTAAGTTCACTCGCTGTACTAAGGACTTCTTCTAAATCAAAATCATCTTTTGCTAATTTCTTGACTTCTTTCACAAGGTTAGGGCGTGGATCTTCTAAATCTAATTCTAAAAATGGACGTTGATCCATTTTGTTGGGTTCTTCCAAATCAGAATAGAAGCGATACTGTATTCCATTCGTGAGAATCGTAATTCTTGCTTTCGTTACGGAAAAATAACGGAAAAGTTGGGACATTTCTGCGTCCCTCAAATCAACTCCCGCTTTTTTGCACTCAACCAAAAGAATAATTTCCTCATCATTCAGGATCGCATAATCAACCTTCTCCCCCTTTTTAATACCCACATCGGCGGTGAACTCTGGAACAACTTCTTTAGGATTGAAAATATCATAGCCCAAAGCTAAAATGAAAGGCATCACCAGAGCATTTTTCGTCGCTTCTTCTGTCTGAAGATTTCCACGTAAACTAGGAAGGCGTTGAACTAATGCGGCAAATTTTTCATCAAATGACATAAACTCAATCCTTTAAAAATTTTCTTAGGCAATCGGAGCAAATTATATTTCCGAAGAGTACCCCGATTTTCCTGTTACTTAGTAAGCATACTAAACCACGTCTAGCTTGAAAATATTAGTTTCAAGAATCCACCGAAAAATCTTTTAGGCTAGAGACTTTAGGTTTTGGAGCATCCTAAAAGAAACTCCAGGTTTCGACGTGGACGCAGTTTATTTAACCACTAGTAGTCTGTCAATTTTTAATTTGCGGGTCAAAAAATTCTCCCCGTCTCCCTGTCTCCCACTCTCCGCGTCTCCCACTCTCCGCGTCTCCGTGTCATTATTAAAGCTGGGTCTGGGGTAATGTGAGGGTAAAAGTGGTTTGAAAAATTTGAGGATCGTCTGTGGGTTCGCTTGTCACCGCGATCGCGCCATTCAGGTGATCCACTAAAGACTTAACCAACGCCAACCCCAAACCTGTCCCGTGTCCGCTACCGGATTTCGGTGAATTTTGCTCAAAAGGTTTGAAAATTGTCTTTTTTGCTGCGGAAGAAATCTCTGTCCCAAAATTCGTTACGGCGATCGTGATGAAACGCTCTGATCCTTCAGATATTGGAGTTACACCGAGGTGAACGGTGGTTTCCGGGGTAGAAAATTTCCCTGCATTACTGAGTAACTGGGAAAGAATGCTATTGAGGCTATTCAAATCCGTGTGGAGTTTCAAGGGGAAGTTTGGATAGTCAACAGCGAGAGTCAAGGCAAAACCTTCATCTTGCCATTGTTTAATAAAAGATTGCTCTAACTCTCGAATCACCTCCGGAAGATCGATCTGTTGGGGATGGGATTTAAATTGTTTGGAATCGAGTTGCTGTAGGGTTAATAAGTCGTTAATTAAGTTAATTTCTTTACTACATTCATCCTCCAAAATTTTGAAATAGCTCTGTTGGCGATCGCCTTCGGGAGCAATTTTGAGCATCTCAATCGACATCTTCATTTTGGTGAGGGGATGTTTGAGTTCGTCTTGAACCGTTGAAAGAAAGGAGTCTTTCATCTGATTCAACTGCTTGAGTTCTTCGATCTGCTGGCGCATTTTTTCCGATAATCGCGCTTTAACTTCCAAACTGCGCGTCAGTTGAGCAGTACGTTCGTCCACCATCGATTGAACGCGCCGCAGCGCTTGGTGATGAATAATTTCGCTACTGACTTGGGAGCTAATCCAGGCAATTAGATCCAATTCTTCCGGTTGCCAAGTACGAGGATAGCGATCCTCAAATACCAAAAACCCCAATACGGTACCGGGGTGAGCATCGCTCGTTTTCCGTCCCATCAACGGCGCAAACAGTAAGGCGCGACTTTGAGCGGGATCTAAACCCAAACTGAGTTGTTCAATGTTCTCCAAAATTGGCTCGCAGGAGCAATCAAAAATTGCAAAGGGTTGCGGCGCGCAACTCCAGGCTTGGGAGAAGAGGGGAGAATCCGCGAGGGTAAACGTGGACTGGATTGAAAGTTCGTCTTGGGGAATTGCCGACCATTGCTCGATCGCGTTAACGGTGGCTTTGGGAATGTCTTGGCGATCGCGGCTTTGGTAGAGGGGGTTTGTATATTTGAGCATGACCACCCAGCCTCGATAGAGTTGCAGCGCTTGTGCGGTTTCTTCTAAGGCACTTTTGAGGATTTGAGGCAGATCGGAGGCACTGCGAATCGTATTGCTGAGATGGTTGAGGAGAATTTGATAGCGGTTACTGGCTCCTACTTGTTGCTGAAGTCGCGCGCGATCGCAAGCGAGAGCAACCCAGGAAGCAATGTTTTGCAGTTTTTTCTTATCCGTTTTGCTCCAGGAGCGAGCCTGAGCGCGACCCAGAATAATCAGTCCATTCGCGCGATCGCGCGTCCCTTGAACCAAGAGCGTGCGGCTTGCGAGACAATCGAGGAGTGCATTAGGCGCTTTATTGGCGCGAATCTCCTGGGGTTTGATCGTCCCCTGTTCTTCAATCTCCCCAACAATTTTTGCAAAAGTCGCATCGGAGAGAACGCAAGTTGTCAACTCAGGGGAAAAAGCAACACTACTCCCATCTTGCCAAAATCCCGTTTTCGCTTGCGCGCCGCGATCGGGTTGAGCCAGAATCAAGCAGGCATCCGCATTTAAAATTGCCCCTAGTTCCCGTGCAATCCCGGAAAGCATGGTTTGGGCATCCGAGCTAGCGAGAATAATTTGTATAATCTGTTGCCCAAAGTCGTCGCCTGCTTCTAAATCGTACATCTTTGTACTCGCAAAACACTGCTACTGATGAACGGTGACAGCATAGCAAGTCAATAGTTCAATTCAAACTTTTGCCCGGAAGACTCATCAACAAGCACTCTCTAGGAGGGAGCGGATTCCCGTTACTTCCGGAATCCCTGATTCAAAGGGCGAAGGGTTGACTGACTCAATTGGAGTCCGATAGCTGCCGATCGATCTACTGTAGATCGATCTACCACGTTCGTGTTTATAATTCCCGATTTTGTGTGAGAAATTTCATTCAACTGTCTTACTTAATATTTTCCCTCACATACTACTTGTCTCGAGCATTTTTTTGTCGATCGGCCTGTTTCTGTGCCATCTCGCTATTATTGCGGTAGAGAATGACTCGTTCCTGAGCTTTGGCGTAGCGGGTGTCGCTGGGGGGGACAGTTGCCATCAAATCCGAGGCGCGCTGCCACTGCGCCGCTAAATCCAACCACTGGGCAACAGTTTGGGCGGTTTGCCCTTCGAGGGACGCATCTTCTGCCATGCGAATGGCATTGGCAAAGGCATCGTTATTGTTGTTGAGGGGCGGGGACACCACAGTGCTAGAGACGGGGATGGGAGGGGTAGTTTTCGCGAGGTTTGAGGGGTTTGGCTCGCGCGATCGCCAGTAAAGAACGCCCCCGCCCGCTCCCAAAATCAAGCAACTCCCCAGGATACCCCCCACTAGCCCTTGCCAGTAAGAGCGTTTGGGCGATTGCAGGAGCGACAGGGATTGTTGCAATTTGGGGGATTTGCTTGAGAGCGCCTCTCGCTGTTGAAACTGTCGTCTTAAGCGCTGGAACCAATTGGGGGGAGTAATGGCAATCTCTTGCATCCAAAGCAGTTGGTTGTCTGGATCTCGCGTGATTTCCTCAAGCCACAGGAGTTGTTGTTCGCGGGCAATGCGAGCATTAATGCGAACGCGGCGGAAATTAGGGGGGGCAAGACTTTCTAACATTCCCTGAAGGCGCGGAATGAGTTGGGATCGATCTAATTGCTCGACAGTCGCGGCTTCACAGAGAATTTGCAGAATTCCATCCGAAAACATGGCTCTGGTTCTCACGCCCAAATCTGCAAGTTGCTCGTTCATCAATTGAATCAAAGCTGCCATACTGCCTTGACGAGCTTGTCGAACAATTTCATCAATTCTCTCTGCCATTTCCGGTTGAATCATGGTTATAGATACTAATCCCACAATGCGGTCGAATGGAAATCGCATCTCTTTGAGTTATAGCAGTCGCTAAAACAGTTAGGACAACAGCCAAAGCACTAAACCTTGGCGGGTCAAGGTTTTCCCTTCTGCCCTCTACCTCCTGCCTTTGGCGATAGAGGCTGTTTGCGATAGGAATTCCTTAGCGATCGCGTCTGAGAGCCACAACCCACTTCGTCATTGAGTAACATTCGACCCAATTTGTACTAGCGTATACAAATATTAGACTAAATTTCTGAACCTGATGATAACTTAAGCGCGTCCCCTCTCGCTACACCGAATAGAGTACAGCGCTTTATGGAAAATCCCTTAAGATCCCCAACGCGATCGCGAAATACTAGCAATCCGCCCGGTGAGAATGCGAAAATAACAAGATTAAGGCAATGGAGATCCCCAAAAAGGAGAAAATCAATCGTGTTATTGAAATCTACAACTCGTCACATTCGCCTCTACGCAGCAGAAGTCCAAGATAACGAGCTGATTGAGAGCAACAATGTTTTGACCTTAGATGTCGATCCCGATAACGAATTTAATTGGAGTGAAGATGCCCTACAACGGGTTTACCATCAATTTGACGAGCTAGTGGAATCTTACAGCAACCAAGATTTGACGGAATACAATCTCCGTCGCATTGGTTCTGATTTGGAACACTTGATTCGCGATCTCTTGCAACAAGGTCAAATTAGTTACAATCTTCAGGGGCGCGTTCTCAACTACAGTATGGGATTGCCTCGCATGGAAAGCCCAGAATCCGAAGGAAAGTACGCCAGTTAAATCCTAAATCCCTTACCCTATTGCAACTTTGTCCTCTGATAAATCTCTAAATCCCTGGCATTACAAACCCTGGTGGTGTCAACCTTGGTCGATCGTGCTAACCGGAATTCTCCTGGTGGTGGGAAGCGGTTTTCTCAGCAATCGCCTGTGGGTTGCCGCGATCGTTGCCTTGCCCATTTTAATGTGGTGGGGCTATTTTCTAATTCTCTGGCCGAGACTGATGCAAAGTAGTGGAATTTTGTCCGAATACCATCGAGAATTGCGAGATTAAAAATCTTTGAGGGTAAATTTGGTTAACATCGGATTGTTAAGCTAAAACACATTCAAATTGGGTATCGAGCGCTCTGTCTCAAAGCCGTCAATCTCTCACCGTGTCACCGCGTCCCCCATTCCCCGTGTCAGCCCTAACTAAGGCGATTCAAACGGATTTTATATCACCCCATCCCCGTGTCAGTCTCATTCACAATTTTAAATGCATAGCAGCTTATGCTCCACTGCTCCAATTCCAACTGCCAAGTAGCTAATTCCCCGGACGATCGATTTTGTCTCAGGTGCAAAACGCCGCTAATCCATCGCTATTTATGGGCAGTGGGAACGGAAATGCTTGCGAATTCCCCCGGTCAAATCCTCGATGAGCGCTATCTCATCATCCAACCGCAAATTGTTCTCGATACAAAACCCGCTCAACCACTAGCCCTCTCCTCAGACGTTCCCAATTGGATTGCGCCCTATCTCAAACTGTTTGCCTATCGCTTGCACGTACCGCAAGTGTATGGACAAGTCGCCCCAAGCGGTGCAGCAGGATCGATCTGGTTGTTGGAGTATGGCAGTTTTCCCAGCAGCGTCACCGAGCAGTTCGCGCGGGGTCGATTTTTTTCAACCTTGAACGAGGCGTGGGTTCATGGGAATTCCCTGCGCCAGCTCAATTGGTTGGGGCAAATTGCTCGCTTGTGGGATCCGCTTCAAGACCAGGGAGTGGCTTCGAGTTTGTTGAACCCTTCCTTGTTGCGGATCAATGGTTCTGTGCTGCTGCTGCGGGAGTTGCAAGGGGATGGGAACGAAGAATTGCCAACTTTGGCGCGTCTCGGTCGGTTGTGGTCGCAATGGACGCAGGATGCATCTCCCACCATTCAGCCATTTTTGAAAAATACCTGCGAACAATTGGAGTCCGGCGCGATCGCGAACGCCGAGCAATTAATCGCGGCATTAGATTTTGCCCTCGCCGAGTGCGGTAGCCGCGCAACCCGACAGTATCAAATTTATACTCGCACCGATGCAGGGCCCAGTCGCGACCACAACGAAGATGCTTGCTATCCCGCAGAAGGCAACGTGGCGCGCGTCGAACCCCAAGCCGCTCCCCTCGCGATCGTCTGCGATGGCATTGGGGGACATGATGGGGGAGAAATTGCATCCCACCTGGCAATTAATACGATTCAGGAGCAAGTTTCGCGACAGTCCTCCAGCACGAATTCCTCTAACCCTTCCCTCACGCTACAACTCCTAGAAGAAGCCGTTTGTAAAGCCAACGATCTCCTCAGCGACCGCAACGATAGCGAACAACGGCACGATCGCCAGCGCATGGGGACAACCCTGGTCATGGCGTTGGCGCGCGCTCACGAAATGTATCTCACTCATGTGGGGGATTCTCGAATTTATTGGATCGCGCGATCGGGTTGCTATCAAGTCACCCTGGATGACGATCTCGCATCTCGCGAAGTTCGCTTGGGTTACACCCTCTATCGCCATGCCCTCAACTATTCCAACGCAGGGGCTTTGGTTCAGGCATTAGGAATGAGCGCCTCTTCTCGCCTATACCCGACTGTCAATCGCATTACCCTCGATGAAGATGGAGTCTTTTTGCTGTGTTCTGATGGCTTAAGCGATTTCGATCGCGTGGAACAATATTGGGAGACGGAAATCTTACCGATTCTCTCAGAAGAAACCGATATCGCTCAGGCGGTGGAACGCCTCGTCCACATTGCCAATACCCAAAATGGTCACGATAATGTAACGGTTGCCCTGCTTTGGGTTCGGGTCAGCTTGCCCCAAACGCCCCAAACGCCCATTCAGGCACTCGATCGACTCCCCCGCATTGCCCAAACCGCCCGACCCGCTCCCGCATCGCCCTCCTCCCAAGGGACGCAACCTGCAATCCCCCCGGAAACCCCTCAAACATCCCCTCCCCCCTTACTAAGAGCGCTAACCCTTCTCGCCCTGCTGGGGTTGGGTTTAGGCGGACTGTCCTATGGCTTGTTTCCTGAAGTGCGATCGCGCGTCAATGCCCTAGGAACAAGGGAAAAAGACGAACCCGCACTCGCCCCAACCTCTTCCCCATTACCGGAACCGCCCCTGGAAGTGGGCAATGCCCTCAAGCTGCCAACGGAGATTACCCTATATTCCCAACCCGCCGCCGAACCGACGACCGCCGACAAAATCATCGTTCCTCCCGGAACCGTCTTGCAAGTCGTCCAAAAACAGGCAATGGAGGACAAAACCCTGTGGCTCAAGTTCAAAACTTGCGCAACTGCGCCCAGCAATCCGCCCCAATTGCAACCTCTCCCACCTCAAGAAGGGTGGATTGCCGCCGATACCCTCTCCCTACTCGCTCCCCAACCCCTAACCGCCCTTCCCCCAGGGTGTCAAACGCCAACCCCTCGCCCTAATTCTCAACCCCCAACCCCCGAACTTTAACTTTCCTCGCCTTTAGGCAAGGAAGAATGTCAAACTGAGTATCGTAGATCGAATTTCTGGATGCAATTGAAGGTTGCAGTATGCCTGTCGGAGTAAATCCTTGTTTGAGTTTAGCGATCGCGCGCCTATCCACCGCCAGCCCAGAGCATTTTGCTATCTGGGTTCTCCAAGCCCCCCTTCCCGGAGCCTACGTCCACCACGACTGCATTTGGTTGGAGGAACTCACCCAACAATGGTTGGCATGGCAACAAATGTTTTCCGTGCAAAACCAACCCCATCTCCCCGTCGTCCACCCCCTATTGCCCACCTTTCCACCACTCAATCCGGAAACTTCAGCTAGAGGCTATAGCGGGCGATTGATGCAGGAATTTGGAATGTCCCTGTGGCAATGGCTTTTTAGCGGCTCGATTCGCAACAGCCTTGCTCAAAGTCGAGGAATGGCAATCGGACAAAGCAAACCCCTGCGCTTGCGACTCGATATTCGCGATCCCAACCTGATTCCCCTTCCCTGGGAAATCATGCAACCCGAAGCCGGAAAACAATCCATCGCTCTCAATCAACAACTCCTCTTCAGCCGCACCACCAACGATGTCGATCCCCTCAGTTTGGTGCGCGCCCGCGAAGAGTTAAATATTCTCTTGGTCTTGGGTCAAAATTCGGAGCGCGCCAGTCAAAGCGACGATCTCCTGCAACTTCAACAAGAGGCAGATATTCTGATCCAAGCCATCAAACAGCATCCCATTCCCGGCACTCCCGTGGAGCAATTCACCGCTCCCGTTCCCGCGCGCGTCCAACCCCTGATTCAACCGACGACTGCCGCCCTGATCGACGCTCTCGAACAAGGCAATTACAATGTCTTCTTTTACGCGGGTCACGGCATTCCCGCCCCCGATGGTGGCTCCCTCCTTCTCTCAAGGGATGCAACGATTAATGGAACAGAACTCGCTCAGGTTCTCGCGCGAACCAAAATTGTCCTAGCGGTGTTCAACGCCTGTTGGGGAGCGCAACCCGATCGCATCGAACAGCGCACGATTCCGCGCAGCAGTTTGGCAGAAGTTTTGATTCATCACGGCGTTCCCGCAGTCTTAGCCATGCGCGACCTGATTGCCGATCGCGAAGCGCTCAGTTTCATTGAAACCTTTACCGAAGCCCTGGCTCAACGAATGCCTATCGATCTCGCGGTTGCGATGGCGAGACAGCAACTCCTCACTCTCTATAAATTCAATCAACCCGCTTGGACGCTACCCATTTTGTATATGCATCCGGAGTTTGAGGGGGAACTGATTCAATCCATCGATCGCGGCATTACCGAACTGCCAACCATTCTCCCCAGCCATTTTGATGCTCCCCACCCCGTCGCCTTACTGCGGTCTTTAGAGGATGACGATCGGGTTTGGCAAATTCGCGGCGGATTGATGCGAGTGGGACGGCGACCGGAAAACGATCTCGTGATTTCAGAGCAGTGGGTCAGTCAAAAGCACGCGAAAATTTTCTGTCGCGAAACGGGAAGAGAGCCAGGGGCGAGTACTCCCAGTTATTTTCTCGAAGATGACTCCCGCTACGGCACTTTTATTTCTAGCGCCGAGGGATGGCAAAAAATTCATCACCAAGAAGTTGTTTTGCAATCGGGGGTACAGATTAAATTTGGAAGTTTGCAGGGTCAAGGACTAGAGTTCGCGATCGAAGTGGAGTAGGATTCTGTATATTAATCGTGAATCAATGGAAATTTAATTTTCAAATGGTTCGGAACGCGACCCTATCGCCGTGTAGGTATTCATAGTCAGTTGGGAGTATTCGGTAGGACTAGAAGGAGAATTATTATGCTCGATCGATCGATTAATTGCCAAAACGATATTACCAAGCTCAAAACCGTTCAAGCAGAGTTCCTAGAGGCGCTCTTAGAAAAGGAAGCCATTTATCCCTGGAATCCGGCAGAACCCGAAACAGAAGAATATTTAGCACACCTCGAACAGGAATTTTCCCTGGCGGATTGGTCGGAAACTCAGGACGTTCTTCCCCGCACCGAAGGCTTATTTTCTGCTTTCGATCGATGCTGGTCTGCTTCTGGTGTTGAAGCGCTGTGCGATTCGCTATGGGAGCGTTTTGGGGAGTGCGTTCCTAGAAAATGGCTGGGCGCGATCGCGGCTCAAGCGGAAACTCTAGCTTCTCAGGAAATGCACTTGGCAGATCGCCTCGTTCAGTGCGTTCAACCCATTTTGTCTCAGTGGGGAGAAGAGGATTTGTATTTGTTTGCCCGTCCGTTTGTCTATGCAATGCGTTCTGCGGAGCAAGAGGATTGCGATCGCGTGGATTGGGACACGCTTTCCCCAATCGAACGGGCGCGCTATACCCTAAAAATTGCCCGCTATGCCGTGAAACAGTTGGAAGCAAACGATTCCGATTGAGTGACCGATATTGTTTTCAATGTTGGAGTTATGAACAATAATGATGAGGCGGACTGCTCGTCCGCCTTACTTGTTAAAGAATGAAACGAGTTTTTAAATTTTTATCTTTGTCTGGGCGCGATCGCGCGCTTTTGTTGAGTGCAATGCTACTACTCGCAGCAATCCGCTTGGGACTGGTCTTTCTGCCCTTTCAAACCTTGCGTCGCCTACTGGGGAAAATAGCTCGATCCTCCCGTGTAGAATCGAGAATGGAGAGATCGCGCGATCGTATTATTTGGGCAGTTGAAACCGCCAGTCGCTACCTTCCCGGTCAAAGTCGCTGTTTGGCAAGAGCATTAACCGCTCAAGTCCTGCTCTCTCGTCAGGGCTACGAGGCTCAAATTCGCATCGGCGTGGCGAAAGATAGTAGAGGTCATCTAGAAGCTCATGCCTGGGTTGAGAGCCAAGGAAACGTCGTTCTGGGGCGTTTGAGCAACTGGGAGCGGTTTACCCCATTGCCTCATTTAGATGCGCCTCGTAGGAATTGACACGGAGACGTGGGGACAATTACCCATTCTTCTGATGACTAAAGCCGATCCTCTACACTTTTAGCCAATCCGAAAGATCGCGATCGATTAACTCCTGAAGTTCTAGAATATCCTCGCGATAAAGATCGACCAACAACGCTCGTTCCTCCTGAGAAAGCGCCCCATGACTCTTATCTGCCGAATTTAAATTAATTAAACTTTGGCGAATTGCCTGCCTTTTTTCTTCCGGTAAAAACACTTTAAGAGTAGAAGCAACCGCCGTTCGCAATGGATTTTGCTTGCGTAACATTCGGTTAATCGATTGATTTTTAGGAACTTGAGCGGTTTGAGCGCGACGAGAAGTATCGGGTTTAAGAGTATCATCCACCCCAATAAAGCGATACATTTCCTGCATGAATGAGATGGAATCCTTACACAGATCCTCGTATAAATAAACGCGGATTTTCTCGCGATCGAACTGTTCGTAAAAATGCTTTAATTGTTGGGCATAAAATCCCTTTCGTAAAATAAAAGATTTATGAGCGCTGAACTTCACTTGCTCTGACAAACTCTTGACCTTCGGCGAACCAATTGCATCGCGGATATGCATTAAGTGGTCGGAATGCGCCCGTTCTGTCGGATTTCGTAAAACGGCAATCAGTTTTGCATCGGGAACGTAACGTTTAATTCGCTCAATTGCAGTTTTATAGTGAAACAAATAGTTCGGAGACGCTTCCCCCAGTGCAATTTCATCTTCTACCCCTGAAAAGAGTTGGCAATACTGTTCAAAGGTATTGATTTTTGTACTATTTTCAGAATTCCCATCCGCAATACGCTGTTCCCAATCTTTTTCTAGGAAATTGGTTTCCTTAACAGGGCTGAGGTACACTTGAGGATGTTGCTTGAGATAGCGATAAATTGAGGTTGTTCCTGCTTTTTGAACGCCGACAATCAGAAAGTTGGGTGATTTCATCGTTGTTAGAGTTGATAAGTTTCAGCGATCTTTGAATTGCTCTTGCATCTAACTTATATTTTGAGCCAACGAGAGCAATTGGGAAGTCTTAGCCTACTTACAGCATTCCCACAAATTTGTGGAATCTCACAAGCGTGAGTTGAATCTGTGCTGTAGACAAAAAAAATTCTTCCACACCCTATTACTCTGAAGATATAACACTACGCATTGAGATTAGAACATCCGCGAGTTCCATAAGGTGAGAAAACCTGCGAGACTTCCACTACAGAAATTATCGCAGGTTAAAGCAAGGAACCTTTTTTCAATCTCTTATTCCGCTTGGGAGTCGCGTTCGTCTGCCATCTGTTCGCCGTTTGGTAATTCCAAGCAATACCCCGCACCGTAAACGGTTTTAATATATTTTGGATGGCGAGGATCGGGTTCGAGTTTGGTGCGCAAATGCCGAATATGAACTCTAATTGTCTCAATATCGTCATCAGGATCGTAACCCCAAACCTCTTTGAGGATTTCGCTAGGAGAGACGGTTTGTCCGTGGCGCTGAAGCAAGCA comes from Lusitaniella coriacea LEGE 07157 and encodes:
- a CDS encoding SGNH/GDSL hydrolase family protein, with protein sequence MRKYAIAIGLTIVSGLTPLPAKAVSLINEITSIYAFGDSLSDTGNLFNATGLPPFPYFDGRFSNGLNWIDYLSQDLGLDTPTPITDVRDGTAPTDGINFAFGGATTGLDNTVSPRLLGLQQQVGAFASLIAPGGVDPNGLYLLWGGANDYLPTDSTTFIPFDNPTQTIDNLSAAITTLAGLGAKNIMVVNQPDFGSIPRVLGNDPTFSLPPDTPTLAEFNALSNSHNTQLDSLLDSLSNDPLLDLNLLSLDVNSLFRQAISDPALGFTNTTEPCLFTITCVFNPSQQEQFLFWDGLHITTRAHELVAQQAFATLEHNAEESVPEPNSAIGILAMGVLGGGALLKRQRQRQSKSVAIKS
- a CDS encoding type I restriction endonuclease, with translation MSFDEKFAALVQRLPSLRGNLQTEEATKNALVMPFILALGYDIFNPKEVVPEFTADVGIKKGEKVDYAILNDEEIILLVECKKAGVDLRDAEMSQLFRYFSVTKARITILTNGIQYRFYSDLEEPNKMDQRPFLELDLEDPRPNLVKEVKKLAKDDFDLEEVLSTASELKYTSAIKKILAEQYESPDEDFCRYFFTQVNPRSRWIGTAKETFIPLVEKGLHQFISEKVSDRLLSALETEGEPSKGVQEDKPQVEISDDEDSGIVTTEEELQAFRIVQAIAAKVVDPERIAHRDAKTYMSVFFEDNNRKPICRFWFNTRQKHLGTFDANKQETKNSIESVADIYQYSEQIISAIQSYASQS
- a CDS encoding GAF domain-containing sensor histidine kinase — protein: MYDLEAGDDFGQQIIQIILASSDAQTMLSGIARELGAILNADACLILAQPDRGAQAKTGFWQDGSSVAFSPELTTCVLSDATFAKIVGEIEEQGTIKPQEIRANKAPNALLDCLASRTLLVQGTRDRANGLIILGRAQARSWSKTDKKKLQNIASWVALACDRARLQQQVGASNRYQILLNHLSNTIRSASDLPQILKSALEETAQALQLYRGWVVMLKYTNPLYQSRDRQDIPKATVNAIEQWSAIPQDELSIQSTFTLADSPLFSQAWSCAPQPFAIFDCSCEPILENIEQLSLGLDPAQSRALLFAPLMGRKTSDAHPGTVLGFLVFEDRYPRTWQPEELDLIAWISSQVSSEIIHHQALRRVQSMVDERTAQLTRSLEVKARLSEKMRQQIEELKQLNQMKDSFLSTVQDELKHPLTKMKMSIEMLKIAPEGDRQQSYFKILEDECSKEINLINDLLTLQQLDSKQFKSHPQQIDLPEVIRELEQSFIKQWQDEGFALTLAVDYPNFPLKLHTDLNSLNSILSQLLSNAGKFSTPETTVHLGVTPISEGSERFITIAVTNFGTEISSAAKKTIFKPFEQNSPKSGSGHGTGLGLALVKSLVDHLNGAIAVTSEPTDDPQIFQTTFTLTLPQTQL
- the ndhM gene encoding NAD(P)H-quinone oxidoreductase subunit M — encoded protein: MLLKSTTRHIRLYAAEVQDNELIESNNVLTLDVDPDNEFNWSEDALQRVYHQFDELVESYSNQDLTEYNLRRIGSDLEHLIRDLLQQGQISYNLQGRVLNYSMGLPRMESPESEGKYAS
- a CDS encoding DUF6737 family protein, with translation MSSDKSLNPWHYKPWWCQPWSIVLTGILLVVGSGFLSNRLWVAAIVALPILMWWGYFLILWPRLMQSSGILSEYHRELRD